The proteins below are encoded in one region of Halichoerus grypus chromosome X, mHalGry1.hap1.1, whole genome shotgun sequence:
- the LOC118520635 gene encoding large ribosomal subunit protein mL42: MALAAVKWAISNRAIWKHLFPIQNGALYCVCHKSTYSSLPDDYNCKVELALTSDGRTIVCYHPSVDIPYEHTKPIPRPDPVHNNEETHDQVLKTRLEEKNEQFEQGPMIEQLSKMFFTTKHRWYPRGQYHRRRRNLDPPKDR; encoded by the coding sequence ATGGCGTTAGCAGCAGTAAAATGGGCGATATCAAACAGAGCTATCTGGAAACATTTATTTCCAATTCAAAACGGAGCTTTATATTGTGTTTGTCATAAATCTACGTATTCTTCTCTACCAGATGACTATAATTGCAAAGTAGAGCTTGCTTTGACATCGGATGGCAGGACAATAGTATGCTACCACCCTTCTGTGGACATTCCATATGAACATACAAAACCTATACCTCGGCCAGATCCTGTGCATAATAATGAAGAAACACATGACCAAGTGCTGAAAAccagattagaagaaaaaaatgagcaatttGAGCAAGGACCCATGATAGAACAACTTAGCAAAATGTTCTTTACTACTAAGCACCGTTGGTATCCTCGTGGACAGTATCATAGACGTCGTAGGAACCTGGATCCTCCAAAAGACAGATGA